Genomic window (Pseudomonas sp. MM211):
GAGGCCAGGCAGAACTCGGTGTTGAAGGTTTCCAGCTCGGCTGTATCCCGATAGTGGCTGGCTTCGATCCAGGCGTGCGAGCCGTCGCGGCGCAGACGCAGGTCGAAGAGGGTGCCGAGCAAGGCGGGAAAGCTGAAGGCCACTTCCAATGCGTCGCCTAGCGTTGCGGCCGAAAGCAGGCTGAAACCCAGCAGGCCATAGGACGATACGTGCATACGCCTGCCGAGCAGCAGTCCGAGATCCTGCCGCCTGGCGGTGGCGTTGCGAAACACCTGGCGTTCCTGGGCGATGCTGATGCGCATCTCCGGACGCTGCAGATCCGCTGCGTCGATGCCACTGCCGGCCAGGAGTTCGTGGGCGTTGCAGTCGCCATTCTGGCAAAGGGTATCGAGGGCCAGAACGACGGCATGCAGGGTGGTCAGGTGGGAGTGCAGCATGGGGGCACGCCTTCTCGGGGCAGACCCGAGAGTCAGGCAATAAGCGTGCCTTGTGCGCGTTTACCCAGAATGCCGCCTGCCCGCGGAGCCTGGCGATGCAGAGCGGCATTTCTGCTTACTTGTTTGTGAAGGGTTGTGGGGGATGGTAACGCCCAGCAGTTCCTGGGAAGGCTCTAGCCCGCTTCAACGGCAGTCAGCTCGCTTTCGTCGTTTTCCTGCCTGGACGGCAGCGCAGGGCAGGTGGCGACTTCATTGCTCATCTGTCGCTTCGCCCAGTTTTCCAGGCGTGTGTACCAAGCGGTATTGCTTTCATCCAGCCAGGTCAGCGCTTCTTCATGGCCATTATCGCCCGCACGGGTTAGCCACAGGTGGCGCTGAATACTGCTGGGGGGGACACCACGGCCAATGCTGTAGGCCTCGGAAATGGCGAACTGAGCCTGCGCGTCGCCTTGCTCGGCAGCCTTGCATACCCAGTACGCGCCCAGTTCTTCGTCACGGCCAAAGCGCATTGCCAACTGATCATCACCGGCAAAACCCTCAACCCCACGATCAGCCCAGTAACCCTCGCCAAGCAGGTACTGGCCCTGGGTATTCCCCTGGCTTGCAGCCTGCTCGAACCAGTACATCGCCTGGTAGAGCTGCTGATGGTCGTCGCGTTGTTCCCAGTGATCGATACCCAGTTCAATCTGCGCCAGATCCGCACCCAATTCGGCAGATTTTTCCATCCACTGCCGGCGTTGCCCAGCGTTGTCTTCGAGCAAACCGTCGCGGTACAGGATGGCGATCTCGAATGCCGCGCGCGCATTACCCTGCTCTGCTGCAAGGGCGTACATGCGCTCTGCCGCGTCATAGGACTGATGGGTGTAGTGGTAGAAACCAAGATTGAACTGGGCGCATAGATCACCGGACTCGGCTTTGTCGCGCTCCATGCCCACACTGTCCGGGGTATCGGCTATATCGTAGACCGGGCAGGGTGGGGAGGAGTCGGCCTGCGCTGCAAGGGTGCAGGCGACGAGTAGCGGGGCTGCGAGCAATGCCAGTGAACGCATGAAAACGATCCTTGTATGTCTGTGTATGGCGAGCCCCGAGCAGGGTGTCCGTGGGTGGCACGTTATGTCAGTTCTGCCTGTAGCGGCAAGACGATCCGATTACAGCGCCACGAACAGCAGGAAGGTGCCGAGGATCAGGCGGTAGATCACGAACGGCAGCATGCCGATGCGATCCAGTGCCGCCAGGAACAGCTTGATGCACAGGAACGCCGACACGAACGACAGGCCGATGCCCCAAGCCATGTCGCCCCAGTGGGCACCGTTGCCTTCTTCGATCAGGTGCAGGGTCTTCAGGCTGCCGGCGGCGAGAATCAGCGGGATCGACAGCAGGAAGGAGAAGCCCGCAGCGCTCTTGCGGTCGAAACCGAGCATCAGTGCGGCGGTCATGGTGATGCCCGAGCGCGAGGTGCCGGGAATCAGTGCGAGCATCTGCGCGAGGCCGATCAGCAGGGCGTGGCGCCAGGTCATGCGGCTCATGTCGGCGTCACGGCTGCCTGTCACGTCGGCCCACCAGAGCACCAGGCCGAAGACGATGGTGGTGGTGCCGATCACCAGCATCGAGCGGGTGTATTGCTCGATCACCGATTCGAAGAGCAGCCCCGCTAGTGCAGCCGGGATGGTCGCCAGGATGATCATCCAGCCCATGCGGCTTTCCGGGCTGGCGCGGCGGTGCAGCACGTGGCCCAGCCAGCCGCTGACGATTGCCGCGATCTGCTGGCGGAACGCGAGCACCACCGCCATCAGGGTACCGACGTGCACGGCGACGTCGAACGCCTGACCCTGATCGGGCCAGCCCAGCAACTGCGAGGGCAGAATCAGGTGCGCGGAGGAGGAGACGGGAATGAATTCGGTAATGCCCTGGATGAGCGACAGGGTTAGCAAGTGGAGCCAGTCCATGGGTTTCCTTATGAGGGAGCTAACGAATGTGAACTGCGGGTATGACCCGGCGCGGGCCCATTTTCTCCCTGCGAACCTGTCTATAAGCTGAAATCTTTACACACAATTTCGCTGTAAACCCTGACTCTGCTGGGTTGCGGCGCTGCCTTAGGGCCGCGAATTTGCTATCGTGAGCGCCCCGCAGGCCCTGCCTGTGGGGCTCCGTAGACCTCCGAGAATTCCCTCCATGCAATCTGCAGCCTCGTCGGCACCTGGCCGGCCATTGACCCGTAGCGATTACAAGACCTTGTCCCTGTCAGCGCTTGGCGGCGCGCTGGAATTTTACGACTTCATCATCTACGTATTCTTCGCCACCGTGGTCGGCAAGCTGTTCTTCCCGCCGGATATGCCCGACTGGCTGCGCATGCTGCAGACCTTCGGCATCTTTGCCGCGGGCTATCTGGCGCGCCCGTTGGGCGGCATCATCATGGCGCATTTTGGCGACCTGATCGGCCGCAAGCGCATGTTCACGTTGAGCATCCTGATGATGGCGGTGCCGACGCTGATCATGGGCCTGCTGCCGACCTACGCGCAGATCGGCATCTTCGCACCGCTGCTGTTGCTGCTCATGCGCATGATCCAGGGCGCGGCGATTGGCGGTGAAGTGCCCGGTGCCTGGGTATTCGTGTCCGAGCACGTGCCGGCGCGCCATATCGGTTATGCCTGCGGCACGCTGACCTGCGGTTTGACCACCGGCATCCTGCTCGGCTCGTTGATGGCCACGCTGATCAACAGCGTCTTCACCGCCGAGGAAGTGCTCGACTGGGCCTGGCGCGTGCCGTTCCTGATCGGCGGCGTGTTCGGTCTGTTCGCCATGTACCTGCGCCAGTGGTTGCACGAGACGCCGGTGTTCACCGAGATGCAGCAGCGCAAGGCCCTGGCCGAGGAGCTGCCGCTGAAAACCGTGGTGCGCGACCATCGCGGCAGCGTGGTGATTTCCGCGCTGCTGACCTGGCTGCTCTCGGCCGGCATCGTGGTGGCGATCCTGATGACGCCGACCTTCCTGCAGACCCTCTATGGCTTCGATGCGGTCACTTCGCTGCAGGCCAACAGCCTGGCCATCATCATGCTGAGCATCGGCTGCATCATCAGCGGCGCTCTGTGCGACCGCATCGGTGCCGGTCGGGTGCTGGTGGTTGGCTGCAGTGCGCTGGCGGTCAGCGTATGGCTGTTCTACAGCGGCCTGCACGCCAACCCGCAGTGGCTGTTCCCGCTGTATGCGTTGGTCGGCCTGTTCGTCGGCACCATCGGCGCGGTGCCGTTCGTGATGGTGCATGCTTTCCCGGCGCCAGTGCGCTTCAGCGGCCTGTCGTTCTCCTACAACATGTCCTATGCGGTGTTCGGCGGCCTGACTCCGGTGGCCGTCTCGCTGCTGGTGAAGTGGAGCCCGCTGGGCCCGGCCTATTACCTGATCGCCCTTTGTGGTGTCGGCGTGGTCGTCGGACTGGGCTTGCTGCGCAAGGGCCGCTGAGCATTCGAGTGTTTTGCACCAGCCGGCCGAGCCGGTATGGTGCGTGCACGTTCACAACGCGATGGAGAAGCTCATGAGCCTTTACGGCGACTACGATTCGCAGAACATCTTCGCCAAGATCATTCGCGGTGAGATGCCCTGCTACAAGCTGTACGAAGACGAAGACGTGCTGGTGTTCCTCGACCTGTTTCCGCAGTCCTTCGGGCACACCCTGGTGATCCCCAAGCGCGCCGAGGCTCGCAATATCCTCGAGATCGACGCCGACAACCTGACCAAACTGACCCTGGGCGTGCAAAAGGTCGCCCGTGTGCTGGCCGACGAACTCAAGCCCGATGGCGTACAGGTCACCCAGTTCAACGGCGCGCCGGCAGGGCAGACAGTCTATCACATCCACGTGCATGTGATTCCGCGCTTCACCGAACAGGGCTTGCAGAACCACGCCAGCGGCAAGGCCGATCCGGCCGAGCTGGAGAAACTGCAGGCCAGACTGGTGAAGCGATTCCAGAGCGTTTGATTGGTATAGGCACTTGGTGGGCTGAAGCCCACCCTACATGCGATCACCGCCACTTCACCCGTAGGGTAGGCTTTAGCCCACCAACGCTCTTAAAGATCCGACTCGGCCGCGGGGTGAATCAGGGTCGTGCGCCGAACCCTCGATGGGTATCGCTTCGCTCAACGCTATCCTACGAGAGTCGTCGCTTCAGCCATTGGCTCAACCATTCGTAACCGCTGACCATCAGGATGCCGCATAGCACCAGCAATGCGCCGGCGATGAAGTTGACTTCCAGTGGCTCGTCGAGCAGCCACACGCCAAACACGATGCCGAACATCGGCGTCATGAACGACAGCACGCCGAGGCGCGAGGCGAGGTAGTTGCGCAGCAGCCA
Coding sequences:
- a CDS encoding undecaprenyl-diphosphate phosphatase — protein: MDWLHLLTLSLIQGITEFIPVSSSAHLILPSQLLGWPDQGQAFDVAVHVGTLMAVVLAFRQQIAAIVSGWLGHVLHRRASPESRMGWMIILATIPAALAGLLFESVIEQYTRSMLVIGTTTIVFGLVLWWADVTGSRDADMSRMTWRHALLIGLAQMLALIPGTSRSGITMTAALMLGFDRKSAAGFSFLLSIPLILAAGSLKTLHLIEEGNGAHWGDMAWGIGLSFVSAFLCIKLFLAALDRIGMLPFVIYRLILGTFLLFVAL
- a CDS encoding MFS transporter, which produces MQSAASSAPGRPLTRSDYKTLSLSALGGALEFYDFIIYVFFATVVGKLFFPPDMPDWLRMLQTFGIFAAGYLARPLGGIIMAHFGDLIGRKRMFTLSILMMAVPTLIMGLLPTYAQIGIFAPLLLLLMRMIQGAAIGGEVPGAWVFVSEHVPARHIGYACGTLTCGLTTGILLGSLMATLINSVFTAEEVLDWAWRVPFLIGGVFGLFAMYLRQWLHETPVFTEMQQRKALAEELPLKTVVRDHRGSVVISALLTWLLSAGIVVAILMTPTFLQTLYGFDAVTSLQANSLAIIMLSIGCIISGALCDRIGAGRVLVVGCSALAVSVWLFYSGLHANPQWLFPLYALVGLFVGTIGAVPFVMVHAFPAPVRFSGLSFSYNMSYAVFGGLTPVAVSLLVKWSPLGPAYYLIALCGVGVVVGLGLLRKGR
- a CDS encoding tetratricopeptide repeat protein; the encoded protein is MRSLALLAAPLLVACTLAAQADSSPPCPVYDIADTPDSVGMERDKAESGDLCAQFNLGFYHYTHQSYDAAERMYALAAEQGNARAAFEIAILYRDGLLEDNAGQRRQWMEKSAELGADLAQIELGIDHWEQRDDHQQLYQAMYWFEQAASQGNTQGQYLLGEGYWADRGVEGFAGDDQLAMRFGRDEELGAYWVCKAAEQGDAQAQFAISEAYSIGRGVPPSSIQRHLWLTRAGDNGHEEALTWLDESNTAWYTRLENWAKRQMSNEVATCPALPSRQENDESELTAVEAG
- a CDS encoding HIT family protein, with protein sequence MSLYGDYDSQNIFAKIIRGEMPCYKLYEDEDVLVFLDLFPQSFGHTLVIPKRAEARNILEIDADNLTKLTLGVQKVARVLADELKPDGVQVTQFNGAPAGQTVYHIHVHVIPRFTEQGLQNHASGKADPAELEKLQARLVKRFQSV